Proteins encoded together in one Rubripirellula reticaptiva window:
- a CDS encoding DUF1549 domain-containing protein: MRLIIRRRLGPTLCLLAACTISVAHASEVVPAEAAAAPVSYERDIEPIFSRACLGCHQNAKQLGSYVMTDFVSLIAGGETGNTAVVPGRPDESYLIDQIKIVDGHAEMPDEPFEPLSQVEIDTITQWISEGARNDLSENDAIPYSSENPPIYAAPPAMPSIDVSPDGKLIAVAGYHEVVLIDGESGDVVSRLIGMSPRINSVRFSPDGKRIAAAGGDPAVRGELQVWDVGSKQLLLSHPITYDAISGASWSPDGSKIAFGACDNVVRAVDAATGEAVLFQGAHDDWVRDTGFTPDGKHLISVGRDMSCKLTEVETERFVDNITSITPGALSGGLSRVVVHPVRDEILIGGADGIAKVYRVFRETARKIGDDANLILSLPKMPGRIFSVAISADASRLAAAATIDGHSEVRVWEYDFDGKVASEHKKILEKGVADRSVEETKLVNESRQKEIKEIARVEIPEAAVYAIAFAPDQSLLVTATDGQIRRVGTDGKVAATYSPFKVTPTLANASDRFDAKVWNDVVSRRHEKAAEETPPPADSIESIVISPDQIQLAGAYDYTQLIVTAVAPDGSATDITRVCDIGVPDWVTLTSDGLVRPVRDGTGELLVRYGDNTKTVLVSAAGISGDDAGLGAVDYVRDVNPVLSRLGCNSGTCHGAQKGKNGFRLSLRGYDPIFDLRALADDLSARRINAAAPEASLMLRKPLGTTPHQGGTLMTAGDPNHTILRRWIADGSKLDLDSRKVSHIEVFPINPIVQRTDAKQQVRVVAHYPDGVTRDVTREAFIESGNTEVATSSATGMLSAVRRGEAAILARYEGAYAATTLTVMGDRSGYQDSAPETWSRIDELVVEKWRRVKVQGSGLCDDATYLRRVHLDLTGLPPTSDQFRAFMADNAPTRIKRARIVDELIGSEAYIDFWTNKWADLLQVNRKFLGVEGSTKFRDWIRQSVATNKPYDQFAAEVLTATGSNNDNPPASYFKTLRVPEDTMENTTHLFLGIRFNCNKCHDHPFERWTQDQYYEMSAFFAHVGLEPDPTSGARKIGGTAVEGATPLFEKVVDKDSGDVLHPRTGKPVEPGFPFEVPHDSKADSTRRMQLSDWITDSDNPYFARSYVNRLWGYLLGVGLIEPIDDIRAGNPPTNPELLDHLSKTFVDSHFDVAHMLRTICNSRTYQLDVAVNPMNQDDRLNYSHALPRRLPAEVIYDSVHSLTGSVSDIPGVPAGTRAAALSDSGVKLNDGFLQNLGRPSRESACECERSSGLQLGPVMALISGPTIGSAIADPKNDLASMVKSHPDDRELVKELFIRAIGRTPTDSEFAAYNQATSLIGTDHQMIMQRLGLAEKSWATERAELEKARESKLAATAAKIEARIVEMQPEREKLEAERLSRIKTAQQKFEVASAKIDEIVANWAKQVDALVEWHPLAATKFSSTNKSVLTPQDDRSLVASGEKGKGIYRVGLDTKLSRITGFRIEAIAEPSLPSGGPGLGANGNFVLTELTIKAGPLGDAKKQVDVKIESGVADFTQDGFDIKKAFDGKTKDQSGWAVANSLGVTHWATFKLAEPISYAGGSSIEFELHQFHNAVDHRLGRFRISATTAEGEIPLGQPESFAAILATPADQRSDKSQALLSNYVTKTDAGIQKLADALAAAKAMVPPDKQLVLLQDRQAQLTKPTADIASLVQLRLDAAESAKQLDNLRLTAAEDLTWALINSPAFLFNH; this comes from the coding sequence ATGCGCCTGATCATTCGACGAAGGCTGGGCCCGACGCTTTGCCTGTTGGCGGCGTGTACGATCTCGGTTGCCCATGCCAGTGAGGTGGTCCCCGCTGAAGCTGCTGCGGCACCTGTCAGTTATGAACGCGATATCGAGCCGATCTTTAGTCGTGCCTGTCTGGGATGTCACCAGAACGCCAAGCAACTCGGATCGTATGTGATGACGGACTTTGTTTCGTTGATCGCCGGCGGCGAAACGGGCAATACTGCGGTCGTGCCAGGCAGACCAGACGAAAGCTATTTGATTGATCAGATCAAGATTGTCGATGGTCACGCCGAGATGCCTGACGAACCTTTTGAGCCGCTTAGTCAGGTCGAAATCGACACAATCACTCAGTGGATATCTGAAGGCGCGCGAAACGATTTATCGGAAAATGATGCGATACCCTACAGCAGCGAAAACCCACCGATTTATGCTGCCCCGCCGGCGATGCCATCGATCGATGTGTCGCCTGATGGGAAGCTAATCGCCGTTGCCGGGTACCACGAAGTCGTTTTGATCGATGGAGAGAGCGGCGATGTGGTGTCGCGATTGATTGGAATGAGTCCGCGTATCAATTCGGTTCGTTTTTCACCGGATGGAAAACGTATCGCTGCGGCGGGTGGCGATCCTGCGGTGCGGGGCGAATTGCAGGTGTGGGACGTCGGATCAAAACAACTGCTGTTGTCTCATCCGATCACTTACGACGCGATCAGTGGAGCCAGTTGGTCACCGGACGGATCGAAGATCGCTTTCGGAGCCTGTGACAATGTTGTCCGCGCCGTCGATGCGGCAACAGGTGAAGCCGTTTTGTTCCAGGGAGCCCATGATGATTGGGTGCGCGACACGGGATTCACGCCCGATGGCAAACATCTGATTTCGGTCGGCCGTGATATGTCATGCAAGCTAACCGAAGTCGAAACTGAACGGTTTGTGGACAACATCACATCGATCACGCCTGGCGCGTTATCGGGAGGACTAAGTCGTGTGGTGGTTCACCCGGTGCGAGATGAAATTCTGATCGGTGGTGCCGACGGGATCGCCAAGGTGTACCGAGTGTTTCGCGAAACTGCGCGAAAGATCGGCGACGACGCTAACCTGATCCTCTCGCTGCCAAAAATGCCGGGGCGAATTTTTTCGGTGGCAATCAGTGCTGATGCTTCACGATTGGCCGCCGCAGCCACGATTGACGGACACAGCGAGGTTCGCGTTTGGGAATATGACTTTGATGGAAAGGTCGCTAGCGAACACAAGAAGATCTTGGAAAAGGGAGTCGCCGATCGCAGCGTCGAAGAAACCAAGTTGGTGAATGAAAGCCGCCAAAAAGAAATCAAGGAGATCGCTCGCGTCGAGATTCCTGAAGCGGCCGTTTACGCGATCGCATTTGCACCCGATCAGTCTTTGTTGGTGACTGCGACGGACGGCCAAATTCGTCGTGTCGGGACCGATGGCAAAGTTGCAGCGACTTATTCACCGTTCAAGGTTACGCCAACGCTTGCCAATGCATCTGATCGTTTTGACGCGAAGGTGTGGAATGATGTCGTGAGTAGGCGGCACGAAAAAGCGGCCGAGGAAACGCCACCGCCCGCGGACAGCATTGAATCGATTGTGATCTCTCCCGATCAGATTCAGTTGGCGGGTGCTTATGACTACACTCAGTTAATTGTCACGGCAGTTGCGCCGGATGGTTCGGCAACCGATATCACACGCGTTTGTGACATCGGCGTGCCGGATTGGGTGACGTTGACGTCCGATGGGTTGGTGCGACCGGTTCGCGATGGAACGGGTGAGCTTTTGGTTCGCTACGGTGACAACACGAAAACGGTTTTGGTCTCTGCAGCGGGTATCAGCGGTGATGATGCTGGGCTGGGAGCCGTTGACTATGTCCGTGACGTGAATCCAGTCCTTAGCCGATTGGGCTGCAACAGTGGCACGTGTCATGGCGCTCAAAAGGGCAAGAATGGATTCCGATTGTCGCTTCGTGGATACGATCCGATCTTTGATCTGCGTGCTTTGGCCGATGACTTGTCGGCTCGCCGCATCAATGCGGCTGCGCCCGAAGCGTCGTTGATGCTTCGCAAACCGCTGGGCACCACGCCGCATCAAGGCGGCACGTTGATGACGGCGGGTGATCCCAATCACACCATCTTGCGACGATGGATTGCCGATGGCAGCAAGCTGGATCTGGACTCTCGAAAAGTGTCGCACATCGAGGTCTTCCCGATCAATCCAATCGTGCAGCGCACCGATGCCAAGCAACAGGTACGAGTCGTTGCTCACTATCCGGACGGTGTGACTCGCGACGTGACTCGCGAAGCGTTTATCGAAAGCGGCAATACCGAAGTCGCAACATCCAGCGCGACCGGAATGTTGTCGGCGGTTCGGCGAGGCGAGGCAGCCATTTTGGCGCGTTATGAAGGCGCCTACGCGGCAACGACGTTGACGGTGATGGGTGACCGTAGTGGCTATCAAGATTCGGCACCGGAAACGTGGAGTCGGATCGACGAGTTGGTCGTCGAGAAATGGCGGCGTGTTAAAGTTCAGGGCAGCGGTCTATGCGATGACGCGACTTACTTGCGACGCGTTCACTTGGACTTGACCGGATTGCCGCCAACAAGCGATCAGTTTCGTGCCTTCATGGCCGACAACGCGCCAACGCGAATCAAACGTGCACGCATCGTTGACGAATTGATTGGAAGCGAAGCGTACATCGATTTCTGGACCAACAAGTGGGCTGACCTGCTGCAGGTCAATCGAAAGTTTTTGGGCGTTGAAGGTAGCACGAAGTTCCGTGACTGGATTCGCCAGAGTGTGGCGACGAATAAGCCGTACGACCAATTTGCCGCCGAAGTGTTAACGGCAACTGGATCTAACAACGACAATCCACCGGCATCGTACTTCAAGACACTGCGTGTGCCCGAAGACACGATGGAGAACACGACGCATCTGTTTTTAGGTATCCGTTTCAATTGCAACAAATGCCATGACCATCCGTTTGAACGATGGACCCAAGACCAGTATTACGAGATGTCGGCGTTCTTTGCTCATGTCGGACTGGAACCCGACCCTACATCCGGTGCGCGGAAGATTGGCGGCACCGCGGTTGAAGGTGCGACGCCGCTGTTTGAAAAAGTAGTCGACAAGGACTCAGGCGATGTGTTGCATCCCCGTACTGGCAAGCCGGTCGAGCCAGGTTTCCCCTTCGAAGTACCGCATGATTCGAAAGCTGATTCGACCCGCCGGATGCAGTTGTCTGATTGGATCACGGACTCTGACAATCCGTACTTTGCACGCAGCTATGTCAATCGACTTTGGGGATACCTGTTGGGCGTCGGATTGATCGAACCGATCGATGACATTCGCGCTGGTAATCCGCCTACCAATCCAGAGCTGTTGGATCACTTGTCGAAGACATTTGTGGACAGCCATTTCGACGTCGCTCATATGTTGCGGACGATTTGCAACAGCCGAACGTATCAGTTGGATGTAGCAGTCAACCCTATGAACCAAGACGATCGGTTGAACTATTCGCACGCACTGCCCCGCCGGCTGCCGGCGGAAGTGATTTACGACTCCGTTCATTCGTTGACCGGATCGGTGTCCGATATCCCTGGTGTACCAGCTGGTACTCGTGCGGCGGCCCTTTCCGATTCAGGCGTTAAGTTGAACGATGGTTTCCTGCAAAATCTTGGTCGCCCCAGTCGTGAAAGTGCGTGCGAGTGTGAACGCAGCAGTGGGCTTCAGCTTGGTCCGGTCATGGCGTTGATCAGCGGCCCTACGATCGGTTCGGCGATCGCCGATCCGAAGAATGACCTTGCTTCGATGGTCAAGTCGCATCCCGACGATCGCGAATTGGTCAAGGAGTTGTTCATTCGTGCAATCGGACGTACGCCTACAGACAGCGAGTTCGCGGCTTACAACCAGGCGACGTCTTTGATCGGAACTGATCACCAAATGATCATGCAGCGTTTGGGGCTAGCGGAAAAGAGCTGGGCGACCGAGCGAGCAGAACTCGAAAAAGCTCGCGAATCAAAGCTGGCCGCAACGGCTGCGAAAATCGAGGCACGAATTGTTGAGATGCAACCCGAGCGGGAAAAACTAGAAGCGGAAAGGCTCTCTCGAATCAAGACTGCCCAGCAAAAATTCGAAGTCGCAAGTGCCAAGATTGATGAGATTGTCGCCAATTGGGCCAAACAGGTTGATGCATTAGTGGAATGGCATCCGCTAGCAGCGACCAAATTTTCATCGACAAATAAGTCGGTTTTGACGCCTCAGGACGACCGATCATTGGTCGCTAGCGGCGAAAAAGGGAAAGGGATTTACCGTGTCGGATTAGATACGAAGCTTTCCAGAATTACCGGATTTCGGATCGAGGCGATCGCCGAACCAAGCCTGCCCTCGGGCGGGCCTGGTCTGGGAGCGAACGGCAATTTTGTGCTGACTGAATTGACGATCAAGGCGGGGCCGTTGGGCGATGCTAAGAAGCAAGTGGATGTCAAAATCGAAAGTGGCGTCGCCGATTTTACTCAAGACGGTTTCGATATCAAAAAAGCGTTCGATGGCAAAACGAAAGACCAGAGCGGATGGGCGGTGGCTAATTCACTTGGCGTGACGCACTGGGCCACGTTCAAATTGGCTGAGCCGATTTCCTATGCCGGTGGAAGCTCGATCGAGTTCGAATTGCATCAGTTTCATAATGCCGTCGATCATCGTTTGGGGCGTTTTCGAATTAGCGCCACGACGGCCGAGGGTGAAATCCCGCTCGGTCAACCGGAATCGTTTGCCGCGATCTTAGCAACGCCAGCCGACCAACGTAGTGACAAATCACAAGCATTGTTGTCCAACTATGTGACCAAGACAGACGCCGGAATTCAGAAACTTGCAGATGCGTTGGCGGCAGCGAAAGCCATGGTTCCACCTGACAAACAACTTGTTTTACTGCAGGATCGCCAAGCTCAGCTAACCAAGCCAACGGCCGACATTGCATCGCTTGTCCAGTTGCGTTTGGATGCGGCCGAGAGTGCTAAGCAGCTTGATAACCTTCGTTTAACCGCCGCCGAAGATTTGACGTGGGCGCTGATCAATAGTCCCGCGTTCTTGTTCAACCACTGA
- a CDS encoding prepilin peptidase, giving the protein MELRMMILAFVGLLSGALANHIIYTFAYFDPRPISPWNAVHDQAPPRKPSDRIPFLGWFGLRRESDVHGRGFWVRPLLIELAMAIALPALYWFEAQSGGLLPFEARFPQSVASFEPWASKMFISHAILLTLMVAATFIDFDEKTIPDIITIPGTWIGLIAGAISLNIFLPTAIPVGGAAETLKATTFDSPWFLANGPWMGISGLRAGIAIWSVWCFALADRRWNGLLLKRRGFSRAIQHFTAGLFRDGLWKVLVAMWIAGTIAISVVWNIGGDHWLGLFSSLVGLAAGGGVVWAIRIIASAAMNVEAMGFGDVTLMAMVGAFIGWQGAISAFFLAPFAAIVIVLIQYVITRDPQVPFGPYLCAGTMLTVLNWDRVYNRWLAVNLNMIGPMLLWICIAMLGLMGIMLFVWRHIKMRLFHGE; this is encoded by the coding sequence ATGGAACTTCGGATGATGATTTTGGCCTTTGTCGGGTTGCTTTCCGGAGCACTAGCCAACCACATCATCTACACGTTTGCGTACTTTGATCCTCGCCCTATCTCACCTTGGAATGCTGTCCACGACCAAGCACCGCCGCGTAAGCCGTCTGACCGCATCCCGTTTTTGGGTTGGTTCGGTCTTCGCCGCGAATCCGACGTCCACGGCCGTGGGTTTTGGGTGCGGCCGCTGCTGATCGAACTGGCAATGGCGATTGCACTGCCGGCTCTCTATTGGTTCGAGGCTCAATCCGGCGGACTGTTGCCCTTCGAAGCCAGATTCCCACAATCGGTTGCGAGTTTTGAACCATGGGCCAGCAAGATGTTCATCTCGCATGCCATTCTCTTGACGCTGATGGTTGCAGCCACGTTCATCGATTTTGACGAGAAAACGATTCCGGACATCATCACGATTCCGGGAACCTGGATCGGGCTGATCGCCGGCGCGATCTCGCTAAACATCTTTTTGCCAACCGCAATTCCAGTTGGTGGTGCTGCGGAGACATTGAAAGCGACCACGTTTGATTCCCCCTGGTTCCTGGCAAACGGCCCTTGGATGGGGATCAGCGGACTTCGTGCAGGGATAGCGATCTGGTCGGTGTGGTGCTTTGCGCTTGCCGATCGCCGCTGGAATGGTTTGCTGCTGAAACGTCGTGGATTCTCGCGAGCGATTCAGCATTTTACCGCCGGCCTTTTTCGAGACGGACTTTGGAAAGTTTTGGTTGCCATGTGGATCGCCGGAACCATCGCGATCAGCGTCGTTTGGAACATTGGCGGCGATCACTGGCTGGGCCTGTTTTCATCGCTTGTAGGATTAGCCGCCGGCGGCGGTGTCGTCTGGGCGATTCGTATCATTGCGTCGGCGGCAATGAACGTGGAAGCCATGGGATTTGGCGATGTCACGCTGATGGCAATGGTCGGCGCGTTCATCGGATGGCAAGGCGCGATCTCGGCGTTCTTTCTGGCTCCGTTCGCCGCCATCGTGATTGTGCTGATTCAATACGTGATCACACGTGACCCGCAGGTGCCGTTTGGCCCCTATCTGTGCGCGGGAACGATGCTGACGGTCTTGAATTGGGATCGTGTCTACAACCGTTGGCTAGCCGTCAATTTAAACATGATCGGCCCCATGTTGTTGTGGATATGTATCGCAATGCTAGGATTGATGGGTATCATGCTGTTCGTTTGGCGCCACATAAAAATGCGTTTGTTTCATGGCGAATGA
- a CDS encoding NAD-dependent epimerase/dehydratase family protein, giving the protein MTESTTTVLVTGAAGFIGSHIVRGILEDKRYEDFKIIAFDDLSGGFKDNLPVHERVSFIHGDVSNVDDVAGLFSNQQIRYVFHLAAYAAEGLSHFIRRFNYRNNLIGSVNLINESVNAGVQHFVFTSSIAVYGKGQVPMTEATNPHPEDPYGIAKLAVELDLKSAADMFGLKSTVFRPHNVYGEYQNIGDRYRNVVGIFINRMMQGLPLPVFGDGSQQRAFTYIADIITPMLSAPFIKEAEGEVFNIGASAPVSVRELANVVAQEFKGKPDIEFLPARNEVHLAYSDHSKADRVFGKSEETPLVIGIRQMADWAKQAGDRTSATFENIEIDQGLPPSWRSHHGK; this is encoded by the coding sequence ATGACTGAATCCACAACTACAGTTCTTGTTACTGGCGCAGCCGGATTCATCGGCTCTCATATTGTGCGGGGCATTTTGGAAGACAAACGTTATGAAGATTTTAAAATCATCGCGTTTGACGATCTTTCGGGTGGATTCAAGGACAACCTACCAGTCCATGAAAGAGTTTCGTTTATCCATGGCGATGTTTCCAACGTAGATGATGTTGCGGGATTATTTTCAAACCAACAGATCCGCTATGTATTTCATTTGGCAGCTTACGCAGCTGAAGGGCTAAGCCATTTCATTCGTCGCTTCAATTACCGAAACAACCTTATCGGAAGCGTCAATTTGATCAACGAATCGGTTAACGCCGGCGTCCAACATTTCGTTTTCACCAGCTCCATTGCCGTTTATGGCAAGGGGCAAGTTCCGATGACAGAAGCAACCAATCCGCATCCAGAAGATCCCTATGGCATCGCCAAGCTTGCGGTCGAACTGGACCTTAAGTCCGCCGCAGATATGTTTGGGCTAAAGTCAACGGTGTTTCGCCCTCACAATGTTTACGGCGAATATCAAAACATTGGTGATCGATATCGCAACGTCGTAGGGATATTCATAAACCGGATGATGCAGGGATTGCCGCTACCTGTTTTTGGTGATGGTTCGCAGCAGCGTGCCTTTACGTACATTGCTGATATCATCACCCCCATGCTATCAGCGCCTTTTATCAAAGAGGCCGAAGGCGAGGTTTTCAACATCGGCGCTAGCGCACCAGTCAGCGTCCGCGAACTCGCAAACGTTGTCGCGCAAGAATTCAAAGGCAAACCTGACATCGAATTCCTGCCGGCTCGAAACGAAGTCCACCTTGCCTATTCGGACCACAGTAAAGCCGACCGTGTATTCGGTAAGTCCGAAGAAACTCCGCTTGTGATTGGGATTCGACAAATGGCAGATTGGGCCAAGCAAGCTGGGGATCGAACAAGTGCGACTTTCGAAAATATCGAAATTGACCAAGGCCTGCCGCCCAGCTGGCGATCACATCACGGCAAGTGA
- a CDS encoding glycosyltransferase, which produces MNILFLSSGATVPSARFRILPYLRHFQADGHRCYCANSFPQKYDYFPWMGFRPSQLLKRSVRWWHWVRAKLSAFDIVFIDREIFDNQSLEMEERFREACGKMVVDIDDAIFLRCPEKFDCLMKMADLVICGNHFLMDRVRPLNDQLLHIPTCVDLDDYEQRPLPSVNEVPVVGWIGTTGNLKYLQVPSEALREVAGKVPFELRVIVPDISPLSEINLSGVNLVHQRWDPSGEVQQIQQMDVGLMPLFANQEWDIYKCGLKLIQYLAVGVPAIAAPVGVNSEIIDNQQNGFTAQTTEEWQSALLKMLSDPSMRNQMGLRGRRTVQEKYSILANYPILRDRLLELAATS; this is translated from the coding sequence GTGAATATCTTGTTTTTGTCGTCCGGCGCAACCGTCCCATCGGCAAGGTTTCGCATCCTTCCGTACCTGCGTCATTTCCAGGCGGACGGGCACCGTTGTTATTGCGCCAATAGCTTCCCCCAAAAGTACGACTATTTCCCATGGATGGGGTTTCGGCCCAGTCAATTACTCAAACGAAGCGTTCGTTGGTGGCACTGGGTGCGTGCAAAACTATCTGCTTTCGACATCGTTTTTATCGATCGTGAAATTTTCGATAATCAGTCTTTGGAAATGGAAGAGCGTTTCCGTGAAGCCTGCGGAAAAATGGTTGTCGACATTGACGACGCAATTTTTCTGCGTTGTCCCGAAAAGTTTGATTGCTTGATGAAGATGGCAGACCTCGTCATTTGTGGAAATCACTTCTTGATGGATCGTGTCCGACCACTCAATGACCAATTGCTTCATATTCCAACCTGCGTCGATTTGGACGACTACGAGCAGCGTCCGCTTCCGTCTGTAAACGAGGTGCCTGTGGTTGGATGGATCGGAACGACAGGGAATCTAAAGTACTTGCAAGTCCCCTCTGAGGCGTTGCGCGAGGTCGCAGGCAAGGTCCCGTTTGAATTGCGAGTCATTGTTCCTGATATTTCGCCACTTTCGGAAATCAACCTTAGCGGCGTCAATCTGGTGCATCAGCGATGGGACCCGAGCGGAGAGGTGCAACAGATTCAGCAAATGGACGTTGGGCTAATGCCGTTGTTCGCTAACCAGGAATGGGACATCTATAAGTGCGGTTTGAAGTTGATTCAGTACTTGGCGGTTGGGGTGCCAGCGATCGCCGCACCCGTGGGCGTGAATTCCGAAATCATTGATAATCAGCAAAACGGATTTACTGCCCAGACGACCGAGGAGTGGCAATCGGCGCTCTTAAAGATGCTTTCCGACCCATCCATGCGTAATCAAATGGGACTACGTGGGCGGCGGACCGTTCAGGAAAAATACTCGATTCTCGCCAACTATCCAATTTTGAGAGATCGGCTCCTCGAGTTGGCGGCAACGTCCTGA
- a CDS encoding class I SAM-dependent methyltransferase: MPRLSESSGHRVLELGCSTGAYLGKLAAAGWQVVGIEPSVVASQKARDSGFEVHTGVLDDIGFPPHSFDAICAWMVLEHIIDPVKTLRVFNKLLRPGGQLLISVPNAGCWESKVFRKYWYVWEPPRHLHYFDPKRMKKLLLDNGYTDVQIIHQRNVLNLFGSLGIVLKRFRLTENLGQRIMRYPDSPRFIVQLILAPVAQTLAFLRQGGRLTIIANTSSNQTFIRDLPK, encoded by the coding sequence ATGCCACGTTTGTCAGAGAGCTCTGGGCATCGAGTTTTAGAGCTGGGTTGCTCTACCGGCGCCTATTTAGGAAAGCTTGCTGCCGCAGGTTGGCAAGTGGTCGGGATTGAACCAAGCGTGGTCGCGTCACAAAAGGCACGCGATAGTGGATTTGAAGTACACACCGGTGTGCTTGATGATATCGGTTTTCCGCCACATTCATTCGATGCCATTTGTGCTTGGATGGTGCTGGAGCACATCATCGATCCTGTCAAAACCCTGCGCGTGTTTAACAAGCTTCTTCGCCCTGGTGGTCAACTGCTGATTAGTGTTCCCAACGCAGGCTGTTGGGAATCAAAGGTGTTTCGAAAGTATTGGTACGTTTGGGAACCACCTCGGCATTTGCACTATTTTGATCCAAAGCGAATGAAGAAGCTGTTGCTGGATAATGGATACACCGATGTCCAGATAATTCATCAGCGAAATGTACTTAACTTATTTGGTAGCCTAGGAATTGTTTTGAAGCGTTTTCGACTAACCGAAAATTTGGGGCAACGAATCATGCGTTATCCAGACTCGCCGAGGTTTATTGTTCAATTGATTTTGGCTCCCGTTGCTCAGACGCTCGCATTTTTGAGGCAGGGCGGGCGATTGACGATCATCGCAAATACATCAAGCAATCAAACATTCATCAGGGATCTACCGAAGTGA
- a CDS encoding preprotein translocase subunit SecA, translating into MIGHGSESPRVPESIIEEVSRAAESHLDVTIRLSQISAGHHMMSRSIVEMPTGEGKTLATVLPAVAFVRRGRRVWIATANDYLAARDADWMRPVYQELGISVSAVVGNLSSTERAAAYSADVTYGTIRSFGFDFLRSELQQRHLTSNVRETSFDGDVLILDEADSLLIDEARTPMVISEPHTSVDRSVEASIRWSACVANELVPDSDFVFDHQAGLAALTAAGRKSALCRPMPASMRTLTTTEILHTVEIAILVAGSILPDVHYVVDDRRIKLVDEYTGRKSTNRTFNAGLQQAIEAREGLTLTPPSDPVARIAVQDFVAKFRHLCGLTATAWEDRQELRNVYDLAVHRVAPERLSRRDVWPVCCFASSDEKRSAIARETVEVVGAGRAVLIGTRTIEQSVTLSEHFDAAGITHQLLTARNLESEAMIVAEAGQAGRVTIATNLAGRGTDIALSDEVRSAGGLHVIVSEPHASTRIDRQLIGRGARQGDPGSSRIFGGAEDAILWQAFGRAKADEIQRQAADAGKRAAPDLSWLRRRLARAQAVVTRMHRSDRRRLAVAEANLAVTLRGLGLDPHLDPLPSS; encoded by the coding sequence GTGATCGGTCACGGATCTGAATCGCCAAGAGTTCCCGAGTCAATCATCGAGGAAGTATCGCGTGCCGCGGAGTCACATCTTGACGTGACGATTCGGCTGTCGCAGATTTCCGCCGGGCACCACATGATGTCTCGATCAATTGTCGAGATGCCAACCGGCGAGGGGAAAACGCTGGCGACTGTGCTGCCTGCGGTCGCGTTTGTTCGCCGCGGTCGCCGCGTCTGGATAGCAACGGCCAACGATTATTTGGCGGCGCGCGATGCCGATTGGATGCGACCGGTTTATCAAGAACTTGGCATCAGTGTTTCGGCGGTCGTGGGCAACTTGTCGTCCACCGAACGGGCGGCCGCGTATTCGGCCGACGTGACCTACGGAACGATTCGTTCCTTCGGATTCGATTTCCTGCGTTCGGAACTCCAGCAACGTCATTTAACGTCAAACGTGCGTGAAACGTCGTTTGACGGAGACGTCTTGATCTTGGACGAAGCCGACAGTTTGCTGATTGACGAGGCTCGTACGCCGATGGTCATCTCCGAGCCTCACACCTCGGTCGACCGATCGGTCGAAGCCAGTATTCGGTGGTCCGCCTGTGTTGCCAATGAATTGGTTCCGGACTCGGATTTCGTCTTTGATCATCAGGCTGGGCTGGCCGCGTTGACCGCTGCGGGGCGGAAGTCCGCATTGTGTCGCCCGATGCCTGCGTCGATGCGAACGCTCACGACAACCGAGATCTTGCATACGGTCGAGATTGCCATTCTGGTGGCTGGGTCGATCTTGCCTGATGTGCACTACGTGGTTGACGATCGCAGAATCAAATTGGTCGACGAATACACGGGACGCAAATCAACCAACCGAACTTTTAACGCTGGATTGCAACAAGCGATCGAAGCACGCGAGGGACTGACGCTTACGCCGCCAAGCGACCCCGTCGCTCGCATCGCCGTTCAAGATTTTGTTGCAAAGTTCAGACACCTTTGTGGTTTGACGGCGACAGCTTGGGAAGATCGACAAGAGTTGCGAAATGTGTATGACCTTGCCGTACATCGGGTTGCACCGGAGCGATTATCACGGCGTGATGTTTGGCCCGTGTGTTGCTTTGCAAGTTCCGATGAAAAACGCAGCGCGATCGCCCGAGAGACGGTTGAAGTTGTGGGTGCTGGCCGCGCGGTGCTGATTGGCACGCGGACCATTGAGCAATCAGTAACCTTGAGCGAACATTTCGATGCCGCCGGTATAACTCATCAATTGTTGACGGCTCGGAATCTTGAATCAGAAGCCATGATCGTGGCCGAGGCTGGCCAGGCCGGACGGGTCACGATCGCAACCAACCTAGCCGGTCGGGGAACCGATATTGCTCTGTCGGACGAAGTCCGTTCGGCGGGGGGATTGCACGTCATCGTCAGCGAGCCACACGCATCCACCCGAATTGACCGACAACTGATCGGACGCGGTGCGCGGCAAGGCGATCCCGGCAGTTCGCGAATTTTTGGCGGCGCCGAAGACGCGATTCTGTGGCAGGCGTTTGGCCGCGCCAAAGCGGACGAAATCCAGCGGCAAGCTGCCGACGCCGGGAAACGCGCAGCGCCGGATCTGTCGTGGCTGAGACGACGCTTGGCTCGAGCGCAGGCGGTTGTGACGCGAATGCACCGATCCGATCGACGGCGGTTGGCAGTCGCAGAAGCCAATTTGGCTGTCACTTTGCGAGGTCTTGGCCTCGACCCTCATCTTGATCCGCTGCCGTCGTCGTGA